A genomic window from Sphingobacterium spiritivorum includes:
- a CDS encoding transglycosylase domain-containing protein, with product MLKKFFNKITPTQKRWIIGILSGIILLLVVGVSYGLSKRDAILQRAIASAKEKMDKKYGVDLKIQYYGFKGLATVVFKNVYVTPKGKDQLAHIDDFAVSVRIWPLLFGDVKIGQIEMNKANFTLIKKDSISNYDFLFKRKNKDSTDNPKAEKNLAALADGILKQVFFKIPRNMDVQDFEVSFRDDSTYQRLRIPRAEISGGDIDAALFLNDNDAQWNVAGYVNPDRQELNLKLSSEQKDTEFPFLKSKFGVRLSFDEIEFDLNKVDRKGKEMLTLRGDWHFKNLKVHHWRLSDQDINLPEATLEGGVNIGAQSIELIDGSKVKVRDFEFSPKAKYIHKPQQIVALAVHTGKFEAQKFFDAIPNGLFESVEGIQVTGQIQYDLDFEVNLKKPDQLKFSSRIDDKDLKIVKWGKADINKLNSPFVYTAYEDEKVMREIVVGPQNPKFAPYESISRYMRTTLLNTEDPFFFKHNGFQEEAFKLSIVTNIKERKFKRGASTISMQLVKNVFLNRNKTLVRKLEEIVLVWLMESSHQVSKERLYEVYLNVIEWGNNVYGITEAANYYFGKKPSEITLGESLFLSSIVPRPKKGLYAFDYTGHLKPQMSRYFNTYGNIMVKTGQLSRDTTVANYGFYTVVLQPHLRPSRPAGMPVDSLQNMNMDDEQEEMIKELENEEKEKRSLFDKILGRKKTDEEENK from the coding sequence ATGCTCAAAAAGTTTTTTAATAAAATTACTCCTACACAGAAGCGATGGATCATCGGGATACTATCCGGCATTATATTGTTGCTGGTTGTCGGTGTTTCCTATGGGCTGAGTAAACGGGATGCCATTTTACAAAGGGCAATCGCTTCTGCCAAAGAGAAAATGGATAAAAAATACGGGGTTGATCTCAAAATCCAATATTACGGCTTCAAGGGATTGGCAACAGTTGTTTTCAAAAATGTATATGTTACCCCTAAAGGAAAAGATCAGCTTGCACATATAGATGATTTTGCGGTATCTGTGCGTATATGGCCTTTGCTATTCGGAGATGTGAAGATCGGACAGATCGAAATGAATAAAGCCAACTTTACCCTGATCAAAAAGGATAGTATTAGCAATTATGATTTCCTGTTTAAAAGGAAAAATAAAGACTCTACTGATAACCCTAAAGCAGAAAAGAATCTGGCGGCCTTAGCAGATGGGATTCTGAAACAGGTTTTCTTTAAAATCCCCAGAAATATGGATGTTCAGGATTTTGAAGTGTCTTTCAGAGATGACAGTACTTATCAGCGTTTACGAATACCGCGAGCAGAGATCAGTGGCGGTGATATTGATGCAGCTCTGTTCTTAAATGATAACGATGCACAATGGAATGTGGCAGGATATGTAAACCCTGACCGGCAGGAATTGAATCTCAAACTGTCATCCGAACAGAAGGATACGGAATTCCCTTTTTTAAAGAGCAAATTTGGTGTGCGGCTAAGTTTTGATGAAATCGAATTTGATTTGAATAAAGTAGACCGAAAGGGTAAAGAGATGTTGACCCTGCGCGGAGACTGGCATTTTAAAAATTTAAAGGTACATCACTGGAGATTGTCCGATCAGGATATTAATCTGCCCGAGGCCACTCTGGAGGGAGGGGTAAATATTGGTGCACAGTCTATAGAGTTGATAGATGGGAGTAAAGTCAAAGTCAGGGATTTTGAATTTAGTCCGAAAGCAAAGTATATTCATAAACCTCAGCAGATCGTTGCGCTTGCTGTGCATACCGGTAAATTTGAAGCACAAAAGTTCTTTGATGCTATTCCAAACGGACTTTTCGAATCTGTAGAAGGTATACAGGTTACAGGACAGATCCAGTATGATCTGGACTTCGAGGTCAATCTCAAAAAACCGGATCAGCTTAAGTTTTCTTCCCGAATTGATGATAAAGACCTTAAGATCGTCAAATGGGGAAAAGCGGACATCAATAAACTCAATTCTCCGTTTGTATATACTGCTTATGAAGATGAAAAAGTTATGCGGGAAATCGTGGTGGGTCCTCAAAACCCCAAATTTGCTCCGTACGAAAGTATTTCCAGGTACATGCGTACCACATTACTGAATACGGAAGATCCTTTCTTTTTCAAACATAACGGATTTCAGGAAGAGGCTTTCAAGCTCTCTATTGTTACAAACATAAAAGAAAGAAAATTTAAACGGGGAGCAAGTACCATCTCCATGCAGTTAGTGAAAAATGTTTTTCTGAACAGAAATAAGACTTTGGTCCGTAAACTGGAAGAGATTGTACTCGTCTGGCTCATGGAATCTTCTCATCAGGTGAGCAAAGAACGATTGTATGAGGTCTATCTGAATGTAATCGAATGGGGGAATAATGTGTACGGCATCACAGAAGCTGCAAACTATTATTTTGGTAAAAAACCTTCAGAAATCACACTTGGTGAAAGTTTGTTTTTGTCAAGTATTGTTCCGCGTCCCAAAAAAGGATTGTACGCCTTTGATTATACGGGGCATCTGAAACCGCAGATGTCGCGCTACTTTAATACCTATGGCAATATCATGGTCAAGACAGGGCAACTGTCCAGAGATACTACTGTGGCTAACTACGGATTTTATACCGTCGTACTCCAGCCACACCTCAGACCATCAAGACCTGCCGGAATGCCTGTAGATTCCTTGCAGAATATGAATATGGACGATGAGCAGGAAGAAATGATCAAGGAACTGGAAAACGAAGAGAAGGAAAAAAGAAGCCTCTTTGATAAGATATTGGGAAGAAAAAAAACAGACGAAGAGGAGAATAAATAG
- a CDS encoding phosphoribosyltransferase, translating to MKYLTVDNLEFEIMIDHDQIQKRIRLIGIDLNMRFENKHPVFIGVLNGCFMFMSDLMKQVVIPSELSFVKLASYKGVEQEDIAELIGVGMDLTGRDVIIVEDIIDSGHSLKHTMDALEKLGVASISVCALLMKPANLQVQFDNIMYIGFEIEKEFVIGYGLDYNGQCRNLPDIYQHIPSRS from the coding sequence ATGAAATACCTTACAGTAGATAATCTGGAATTTGAGATTATGATTGATCATGATCAGATACAAAAACGTATACGTCTGATAGGTATCGATCTGAATATGCGCTTTGAAAATAAGCACCCTGTATTTATAGGGGTGTTAAACGGGTGTTTTATGTTTATGTCAGATCTGATGAAACAGGTTGTCATTCCCTCCGAGCTTTCCTTTGTTAAACTGGCTTCCTACAAAGGTGTGGAGCAGGAAGACATTGCGGAACTGATAGGAGTAGGAATGGATCTCACAGGCAGAGATGTCATTATAGTGGAAGATATTATTGATTCCGGTCACTCGCTGAAGCATACAATGGATGCTTTAGAAAAACTGGGCGTGGCCAGTATTTCAGTTTGCGCATTGTTAATGAAACCGGCCAATCTGCAGGTGCAGTTTGATAACATTATGTATATAGGTTTTGAGATAGAGAAAGAGTTTGTCATTGGATACGGGCTCGATTATAACGGGCAATGCCGTAATCTTCCCGATATTTACCAGCATATTCCTTCGAGATCTTAA
- a CDS encoding Mrp/NBP35 family ATP-binding protein — MITKEQILNALSHVEEPDLKKDLVTLHMIQHIEIFPDKIKFDVVLTTPACPLKGHIEHACRNAIALFVDKNIAVDINMTSNVTSREGNQLSGIKNIILVASGKGGVGKSTVAANLALALAEKGAKTGLLDADIYGPSVPIMFGLEGAKPQSVQTADGKTKILPIEKFDLKLLSIGFFTDPNQPIPWRGPMATSAIKQLFNDADWGELDYLIVDMPPGTGDIHITVAQTYPISGAVIVTTPQQVALADTIKGIGMFMMEGINIPILGIVENMAYFTPAELPDNKYYIFGKDGGKRLAQENNVPFLGEIPLVKGISDAGDNGFPILLDKDDPVSAAFLDIAGRTAQQLSIELARH, encoded by the coding sequence ATGATCACAAAAGAACAGATATTAAATGCCCTGAGTCATGTAGAAGAACCGGATTTAAAAAAGGATCTCGTAACACTTCATATGATTCAACATATCGAGATATTTCCGGATAAGATAAAATTTGATGTTGTATTGACGACACCTGCCTGTCCGCTTAAAGGGCATATTGAGCATGCCTGCCGCAATGCGATAGCCTTGTTTGTGGATAAAAATATAGCTGTAGACATCAATATGACCTCCAATGTGACGAGTCGTGAAGGTAATCAGCTTTCAGGTATCAAAAATATTATTCTGGTCGCATCCGGAAAGGGTGGCGTAGGAAAATCTACTGTTGCTGCAAACCTGGCTCTTGCTTTAGCTGAAAAAGGAGCAAAAACAGGACTTCTGGATGCCGATATTTATGGTCCTTCTGTGCCTATAATGTTTGGACTGGAAGGAGCCAAGCCTCAATCTGTACAAACAGCAGATGGTAAAACAAAAATTTTACCGATTGAGAAGTTTGATCTTAAATTATTATCCATTGGTTTTTTCACAGATCCAAATCAACCCATTCCCTGGAGAGGTCCTATGGCCACATCAGCTATTAAACAATTATTCAATGACGCTGACTGGGGGGAACTGGATTACCTGATTGTAGATATGCCTCCCGGAACAGGCGATATTCATATTACCGTTGCACAGACGTATCCTATATCCGGAGCAGTCATTGTGACTACCCCTCAACAGGTTGCGCTAGCAGATACGATAAAAGGTATAGGCATGTTTATGATGGAAGGTATTAATATTCCGATATTGGGAATAGTCGAAAATATGGCTTATTTCACACCTGCCGAATTACCGGATAATAAGTACTATATCTTCGGAAAAGATGGAGGAAAGAGATTAGCCCAGGAAAATAATGTTCCTTTTCTCGGAGAAATACCTCTGGTAAAGGGAATCTCGGATGCCGGTGATAATGGATTTCCTATATTACTGGATAAAGATGATCCCGTAAGCGCAGCTTTCCTGGATATTGCAGGACGTACTGCACAGCAGCTATCGATTGAACTGGCCCGACATTAA
- a CDS encoding SusC/RagA family TonB-linked outer membrane protein, with the protein MKQKLLSFILVFTLFIGVSHAQDFTVKGKVTSSSDGSAISGVSVIVQGTNKATQTDADGNYSISATANSSLVFRFVGFASQTIKVTRAMQLNVVMNNDEHALEEVVVVAYGSAKKESLTGSISSITSKDLEKRPITNALGALEGSAAGIQINNTSGQPGSEPTIRIRGFSSLNGSNDPLYVVDGVPFGGNVSDINPNDIESVSVLKDASSSALYGSRASNGVIIITTKKGKLGRSQINVGTDQGFYSRGIAEYDRLNPNQFMEAMWQGFRNNLLTSNPKDYPTKELAGAQATKALISDYLKLNIYNKPSDQLFDSNGKMVSDAQILPGYQEDLDWMGAVDRLGHRQNYNIDGSNATEKSNIYFSTGYLKEKGYIKGSDFSRFTGRVNADLKAKEWFKYGMNLSGSHQNSNLIPATNDDESSYSNPFNYARSIAPIYPIHLHKADGSYALDAAGNRQYDEGSDTRMQYMGRHNIWENELNSYNTIRSTLNGRVYLDFYFLKDFKFSVNGDLNLRNSEDRNYYNAIIGDGMGNKGRGVRRIYRYKNYTTQQLLSWDKDYGKHHIDVLAGHENYWYNRTYLYGFKTTETFAGKPDLNNFTNITNLYDYQQEYRTESFLSRARYNYDNKYFAEASFRRDGSSRFSPENRWGSFWSLGGSWSISKEDFFKDALNTVNNLKLRASYGEVGNDESADYYAHLALYSIAQNANVAALYLSQNAAKDLIWETSSSFSAALEGRLFNRVNFMVEYFDKQSQNLIFDLNLPLSAGATSNTNAVSTITKNIGSMSNRGIEVTFDVDVIKNQDFRWNVGANATWLKNKVLALPEENRKNGIVTGNFKWMEGHGRYDYWLWQFAGVDQMTGQSLYLADTERFNVNGSAPGKDPIPAADLIEINGKYYVTNPSSYGKRDWSGSVIPKMNGSFNTLFTYKNFSLSGLFTYAIGGKTFDESYRILMSMSGTPSSLHADLLNSWNGTPEGMTATSANRIDPNGIPGINFSQSNFNNFTSTRFLKDASYLVIKNIAVSYSLPKTFVNRFDLSSVSVNAGIENLATFTKLKGMNPQQQWNGISTNAWVTPRTVSVGVKVGL; encoded by the coding sequence ATGAAACAAAAATTACTCAGTTTTATTCTTGTGTTTACTCTTTTTATCGGAGTTTCACACGCACAGGATTTTACAGTAAAAGGGAAGGTCACCTCTTCCTCCGATGGCTCGGCTATCAGTGGAGTATCCGTAATAGTACAGGGGACTAATAAGGCTACACAAACTGATGCTGATGGTAACTACAGTATTTCTGCAACTGCCAATTCATCTCTGGTTTTCAGATTCGTCGGATTTGCAAGTCAGACTATCAAAGTCACGCGCGCGATGCAACTAAATGTCGTCATGAATAACGATGAGCATGCGCTTGAAGAAGTTGTAGTGGTAGCCTATGGTTCAGCTAAGAAGGAATCTTTGACGGGTTCTATTTCTTCCATCACTTCTAAAGACCTTGAAAAAAGACCTATTACAAATGCTTTGGGTGCTTTGGAAGGATCTGCTGCAGGTATACAGATTAATAATACTTCCGGTCAGCCCGGTTCCGAACCCACGATCAGAATCCGTGGATTTTCATCTCTGAACGGATCTAATGACCCTCTGTATGTTGTAGATGGTGTGCCTTTCGGAGGAAATGTATCCGATATTAACCCTAATGATATCGAAAGTGTATCCGTATTGAAAGATGCTTCTTCATCTGCCTTATATGGTAGCCGTGCCTCAAATGGTGTAATTATTATCACGACCAAGAAAGGAAAACTTGGACGCTCTCAGATAAATGTGGGTACAGACCAGGGGTTTTATTCCAGAGGTATAGCCGAGTATGACAGATTGAATCCAAATCAGTTTATGGAAGCCATGTGGCAGGGTTTCAGAAATAACCTTTTGACAAGTAATCCAAAGGATTATCCGACAAAAGAATTAGCCGGAGCACAGGCTACTAAGGCTCTGATCAGCGATTATTTAAAATTGAATATTTACAATAAGCCGAGTGATCAGTTATTTGACAGCAATGGTAAAATGGTAAGTGATGCACAGATATTACCAGGCTATCAGGAAGATTTAGATTGGATGGGTGCTGTAGATCGTTTAGGCCACCGTCAGAATTACAACATTGACGGAAGCAATGCTACAGAAAAAAGCAATATTTATTTTTCTACCGGATATCTGAAAGAGAAAGGCTATATAAAAGGGTCAGATTTCTCCCGTTTTACAGGGCGTGTCAACGCCGATCTGAAAGCTAAGGAATGGTTTAAATATGGAATGAACCTATCCGGTTCTCATCAAAATTCAAATCTGATCCCAGCGACAAATGATGATGAAAGTTCCTATTCAAATCCATTTAATTATGCCAGAAGTATAGCTCCGATTTATCCTATTCATTTGCATAAAGCCGATGGTTCATATGCACTGGATGCTGCCGGTAACAGACAATATGATGAAGGTTCAGATACCCGAATGCAATATATGGGGCGTCATAACATTTGGGAGAATGAACTGAACAGCTATAATACTATACGCAGCACCCTGAATGGTCGTGTCTACTTAGACTTTTATTTTCTAAAAGATTTTAAATTCTCCGTAAACGGGGACTTAAATTTAAGAAACTCAGAAGACCGTAATTATTATAATGCTATTATTGGTGATGGTATGGGGAATAAAGGTAGAGGAGTAAGAAGAATCTATCGTTATAAAAATTATACTACTCAACAGTTATTGTCGTGGGATAAGGATTACGGAAAGCATCATATAGATGTGTTGGCTGGTCATGAAAATTATTGGTATAACCGTACTTATCTGTATGGATTTAAGACTACAGAAACATTTGCGGGTAAGCCGGATCTTAATAATTTTACAAATATTACCAACTTATACGATTATCAGCAAGAATACAGAACGGAGAGTTTCCTTTCAAGAGCACGTTATAACTACGATAATAAGTATTTTGCGGAAGCGTCATTCAGAAGAGACGGATCTTCCCGCTTTTCTCCTGAAAACCGTTGGGGTAGCTTCTGGTCATTAGGAGGTAGCTGGTCTATCTCTAAGGAGGACTTCTTCAAAGATGCTCTTAACACGGTAAACAATTTGAAATTAAGAGCTTCTTATGGTGAAGTTGGAAATGATGAGAGTGCCGATTATTATGCACACCTTGCATTGTATAGCATTGCACAAAATGCAAATGTAGCGGCTTTATACCTTTCTCAGAATGCCGCCAAAGATTTGATCTGGGAAACGTCGAGTTCTTTCTCAGCGGCTTTAGAAGGTAGACTTTTCAATAGAGTGAACTTCATGGTGGAGTATTTTGATAAGCAATCACAAAATTTGATTTTTGATCTTAATCTTCCGCTTTCTGCAGGAGCAACGTCCAATACAAATGCAGTTTCTACTATCACCAAAAATATTGGTTCGATGTCTAATCGGGGAATTGAAGTTACTTTCGATGTGGATGTAATCAAAAATCAGGATTTCAGATGGAATGTCGGAGCGAATGCGACCTGGTTGAAAAATAAAGTATTGGCCTTACCTGAGGAAAACAGAAAGAATGGTATCGTAACCGGAAACTTCAAGTGGATGGAAGGACATGGCCGGTACGATTACTGGTTATGGCAATTTGCCGGTGTTGATCAGATGACTGGTCAGTCCCTGTATCTTGCAGATACTGAGCGTTTCAATGTCAATGGATCTGCCCCTGGAAAAGATCCTATTCCGGCTGCTGATCTGATTGAGATCAATGGTAAGTACTATGTTACGAACCCATCTTCTTATGGTAAGAGAGACTGGTCAGGAAGTGTTATTCCTAAAATGAACGGTAGTTTTAATACGCTGTTTACCTACAAGAATTTTAGTTTATCCGGATTATTTACCTACGCCATCGGTGGTAAAACTTTTGATGAATCATACAGAATATTGATGAGTATGTCAGGTACACCAAGCTCGTTGCATGCCGATCTGTTAAACTCATGGAATGGTACTCCTGAAGGAATGACTGCTACATCAGCAAACAGAATTGACCCTAACGGAATTCCGGGAATTAACTTCTCACAAAGTAATTTTAATAACTTCACGTCCACTCGATTCCTGAAGGATGCGTCTTATCTGGTTATCAAAAATATAGCAGTTAGCTATTCTCTTCCAAAAACATTTGTTAACAGATTTGATTTATCTTCTGTTTCGGTAAATGCCGGAATCGAGAATCTGGCTACTTTTACAAAGTTAAAAGGAATGAATCCGCAACAACAATGGAACGGAATCAGTACCAATGCTTGGGTGACTCCAAGAACAGTATCAGTAGGAGTGAAAGTAGGATTATAA
- a CDS encoding M12 family metallopeptidase produces the protein MKKNKIAEKLLLLLAAIMLFNSCRRDIDTAPKDQTQIDTTSFQKLMINGNEVLIKQENGKYYISDDEVLSERQLNILKDLARKNTGTAKRSAILDDVVKKWPNGIWYYKIVSSRRTEILQAMSWIAANSSVKFVERTNQANYVTIYDTNAGASESNHVGMESYSKEIYISASHAVGTIAHEILHSLGFFHEQNRPDRDQYINVYLDRIPYNDKNTRYQYQINPLAKGVGIFDFNSIMMYSSNGIMEKKNGQEWQRQRDSLSLGDIEGLAHLYGPPSSICNSGIYTVTSGTSVTLQYATNIANVTSLGNNQYRITRIGNANGTVTLKSLLNGNAYSKEIYIGGSRISEITGPTTVYSNQEYQYQLNFGGVPTGQVTRLKASGTFLQDYSVEGNYIKIQTKPMLNNMKPKQILIEAVYQNECGLVEGKNLYITVYP, from the coding sequence ATGAAAAAAAATAAAATTGCAGAAAAACTTCTATTACTATTAGCAGCAATTATGCTATTCAACTCCTGTAGAAGAGATATTGACACAGCTCCGAAAGACCAAACGCAGATAGATACAACTTCTTTTCAAAAACTGATGATCAATGGCAATGAAGTCCTTATTAAACAGGAAAATGGAAAATACTATATCTCAGATGATGAAGTACTAAGTGAGAGACAGTTGAATATACTTAAAGATCTTGCTCGTAAAAATACGGGTACAGCCAAAAGAAGCGCTATCCTAGATGATGTGGTAAAGAAATGGCCGAATGGTATCTGGTACTACAAAATCGTATCTTCCCGAAGAACAGAAATTTTGCAGGCGATGTCCTGGATAGCTGCCAATTCCAGTGTTAAATTTGTGGAAAGAACAAACCAAGCTAATTATGTAACCATTTATGATACCAACGCAGGGGCATCGGAATCGAATCATGTTGGCATGGAATCCTATAGTAAAGAAATTTATATTTCCGCATCCCATGCTGTCGGAACTATAGCACATGAAATATTACATTCTCTCGGATTCTTTCATGAACAAAACAGACCTGACAGAGATCAATACATCAATGTGTATCTGGACAGAATCCCTTACAACGATAAAAACACCCGATACCAATATCAGATCAATCCGTTAGCTAAAGGTGTCGGAATCTTTGACTTTAATTCTATTATGATGTATTCATCAAATGGAATTATGGAAAAGAAAAACGGACAAGAATGGCAAAGGCAACGGGATTCACTATCCTTAGGTGATATAGAAGGACTGGCACATTTATACGGTCCGCCATCTTCGATCTGCAATTCCGGAATTTATACAGTCACCAGTGGAACTTCAGTAACTCTTCAATATGCTACAAATATTGCCAATGTGACTTCATTGGGAAATAACCAGTATAGAATTACCAGAATTGGTAATGCAAATGGAACAGTTACATTGAAATCTTTACTCAATGGAAATGCTTATAGTAAGGAGATTTATATTGGTGGATCGAGGATCTCTGAAATCACCGGACCAACGACTGTTTACTCTAATCAGGAATACCAATATCAATTAAATTTTGGCGGTGTTCCTACTGGTCAAGTTACTCGTCTCAAGGCCAGTGGAACATTTTTACAAGATTATAGTGTTGAAGGTAATTATATAAAAATACAGACTAAACCAATGTTAAATAATATGAAACCTAAACAAATATTAATAGAAGCTGTATATCAAAATGAATGTGGATTAGTAGAAGGAAAGAATCTATACATAACGGTTTATCCTTAA
- a CDS encoding DNA-3-methyladenine glycosylase I codes for MPKSIVRCSWCGTDELYSQYHDKEWGKQVKDEKTLFEFLVLESAQAGLSWITILRKRENYRRLFANFEYKKVAEFTEKDVEELMQDAGIIRNRLKIKSTIENAKIFMKVQQEFGSFYNYLYSFLPDNAPIINEVKSMSDVPVSTPESDAIAKDLKKRGVKFFGTTICYAYMQAVGMVNDHIVTCSFRDR; via the coding sequence ATGCCAAAATCAATTGTCAGATGTTCCTGGTGCGGAACAGACGAACTATACAGCCAGTACCATGACAAAGAATGGGGTAAACAGGTAAAGGATGAAAAAACACTGTTTGAGTTTTTGGTACTGGAATCTGCACAGGCAGGTTTGAGCTGGATCACAATCTTGAGAAAACGGGAGAATTACCGTCGTCTATTTGCCAACTTTGAATATAAGAAAGTGGCTGAGTTTACGGAAAAGGATGTAGAGGAATTAATGCAGGATGCGGGCATCATCCGCAACAGACTGAAAATAAAGAGTACAATCGAGAATGCAAAAATCTTTATGAAAGTTCAGCAGGAATTCGGCAGTTTTTACAATTACCTGTATTCCTTCCTGCCAGACAATGCCCCGATCATCAATGAAGTAAAATCTATGAGCGATGTACCTGTGAGTACACCGGAGTCAGATGCAATAGCAAAAGATTTAAAGAAAAGAGGGGTAAAATTCTTTGGCACGACAATCTGTTATGCATATATGCAGGCCGTAGGTATGGTAAATGATCATATCGTCACTTGTTCCTTCAGAGATCGTTAA
- a CDS encoding RagB/SusD family nutrient uptake outer membrane protein yields MKNTGFIKILALGALFLASCNKDYLDTVPTEKIGTPTVFETTANVKLAVNGLAKMMTSQYLESQGFNGEGTIKMYYGNYPGNHFFVNLGGWAAIINAGYNENVTSIYLYYPWYYYYKIIGNANIIIHSVDAATGPESEKQFLKAQALTYRAYSFMMLAQIYGYRWSDSNNGSTSGLILRTDMSTGDKALSTLGESYAQIYDDLNTALALYEQSGLKRTKNFEVNKDVAYAIYARAALNKQDYINAEKYAKLAVQDYPLMSVNDYKAGFSTPNAEWIWSSYGALDENLHFYSFFSYIGYNSSAGAVRNTPKCISRELFNKIPATDIRKGLFLDPKTDAYTTSTGVAGAALKARAFQLFPALQSNATTYAYMQFKLKATDMPGVGNLNHFRSSEMYLIEAEAKYFQNKPASEVQTVLNNLTAKSGRDAQYNATATGEDLLKEIKKYRAIELWGEGFDWFDMKRWGDSIDRKIYANGGNFITDLAKVITPEKNNKWTWRIPLRESDYNGALE; encoded by the coding sequence ATGAAAAACACAGGTTTTATAAAAATATTAGCTTTAGGAGCTTTGTTCCTGGCTTCTTGTAATAAGGATTATTTAGATACCGTACCTACAGAGAAAATAGGTACACCCACCGTATTTGAGACAACGGCCAATGTAAAGCTTGCCGTAAACGGTCTGGCAAAAATGATGACTTCACAATACCTGGAGTCACAAGGTTTTAATGGTGAAGGAACTATAAAGATGTATTATGGTAATTATCCGGGAAACCATTTCTTTGTCAACTTAGGCGGTTGGGCAGCTATTATCAATGCCGGATATAATGAGAATGTAACAAGTATTTACTTGTATTATCCATGGTATTACTACTACAAAATCATTGGTAATGCCAACATCATTATTCACTCTGTGGATGCTGCTACAGGTCCGGAAAGCGAAAAACAATTTCTTAAAGCACAGGCACTGACATACAGAGCCTACAGCTTTATGATGCTTGCGCAGATTTACGGATACAGATGGAGTGATTCTAATAACGGAAGTACTTCGGGATTGATTTTGCGTACAGATATGTCAACAGGAGACAAAGCATTATCTACTTTAGGAGAATCCTATGCGCAAATATATGATGATCTTAATACTGCATTAGCATTATATGAACAGTCCGGATTGAAAAGAACTAAAAACTTTGAAGTCAACAAGGATGTTGCGTATGCTATCTATGCACGTGCAGCCTTAAACAAACAGGATTATATTAACGCTGAGAAATATGCAAAATTAGCCGTTCAGGATTATCCGTTGATGTCTGTAAATGACTACAAAGCAGGATTCAGCACACCAAATGCAGAGTGGATCTGGAGCAGCTATGGCGCGTTGGATGAGAATTTACATTTTTATTCATTTTTCTCTTATATCGGATATAATTCGAGTGCAGGTGCAGTAAGGAATACACCAAAATGTATCAGTAGAGAGTTGTTCAATAAAATTCCTGCTACGGATATCAGAAAAGGTTTGTTTTTAGATCCTAAAACAGATGCTTATACAACAAGTACAGGTGTTGCAGGAGCTGCTTTGAAAGCAAGAGCTTTTCAACTGTTCCCGGCTTTGCAATCAAATGCTACAACTTATGCTTATATGCAGTTTAAACTTAAAGCAACAGATATGCCGGGTGTAGGTAATTTGAATCATTTCCGTTCATCTGAGATGTATCTGATCGAAGCAGAAGCTAAATACTTCCAGAATAAACCCGCTTCAGAAGTACAGACAGTGTTGAATAATCTGACTGCTAAGTCCGGAAGAGATGCGCAGTACAATGCAACTGCCACAGGAGAAGATTTGCTGAAAGAGATTAAAAAGTATAGAGCAATCGAATTATGGGGAGAAGGTTTCGATTGGTTTGACATGAAGAGATGGGGAGATTCAATTGATCGCAAAATATATGCAAACGGAGGAAACTTTATAACCGACCTGGCAAAAGTTATCACACCGGAAAAAAATAACAAATGGACATGGAGAATTCCCCTTCGTGAGTCAGATTATAACGGTGCTTTAGAGTAA